The proteins below come from a single Paraburkholderia flagellata genomic window:
- a CDS encoding phage major capsid protein: MALARRGSLIEAINGVVPFAKLPFNVPFMAEGEGATAYWTQEATPIRTSREGFKTLRMQVLKLTALVVLTAELLKLIGPTADAMINRSLMRAANLLEGTSSIDPANAGTPDVEPPSITYGAPSTPSTGSTPAAIAADIEALCAGFTGDLGSAVWLLSPATGVTLALMGASVGALNFGVGGVDYLAGVPAVCHSAVPAGLLVLLDPAGIAITERVLEVDASTQSTVEVEDNEGGASSLVSLWQMNLAAARLREYVNWQRVNDGAVSVLTGFPAAGTVTTAKASGAKA, from the coding sequence ATCGCGCTCGCACGGCGCGGCTCGCTGATCGAAGCCATCAACGGCGTGGTGCCCTTCGCGAAGCTTCCCTTCAATGTGCCATTCATGGCCGAGGGGGAAGGCGCGACCGCTTACTGGACACAGGAAGCGACGCCGATCCGTACCTCGCGCGAAGGCTTCAAAACCTTGCGCATGCAGGTGCTCAAGCTCACGGCACTGGTCGTGCTCACCGCCGAACTACTCAAGCTCATCGGACCTACAGCCGATGCGATGATCAATCGCTCATTGATGCGCGCGGCAAACCTGCTCGAAGGCACGAGTTCCATCGATCCGGCAAACGCGGGCACCCCCGACGTCGAGCCGCCCTCGATCACGTACGGCGCACCGAGCACCCCGAGCACCGGAAGCACCCCTGCCGCCATCGCGGCCGATATCGAAGCGCTGTGCGCCGGCTTCACGGGTGACCTCGGCTCGGCCGTATGGCTGCTCTCGCCGGCTACCGGCGTGACGCTCGCGCTGATGGGCGCGTCTGTCGGCGCGCTGAATTTCGGCGTGGGTGGGGTCGACTATCTCGCGGGCGTGCCCGCCGTGTGCCATAGCGCCGTGCCCGCCGGCCTGCTCGTGCTGCTCGATCCGGCCGGCATCGCGATCACCGAGCGCGTGCTCGAAGTCGACGCCTCAACGCAGAGCACCGTCGAAGTCGAAGACAATGAAGGCGGTGCAAGCTCGCTCGTGAGCCTATGGCAAATGAATCTCGCTGCGGCAAGGCTGCGCGAGTACGTGAACTGGCAACGTGTTAACGACGGTGCGGTATCGGTGCTCACCGGCTTTCCGGCCGCTGGCACGGTCACCACGGCGAAGGCATCGGGGGCGAAAGCATGA
- a CDS encoding HEPN domain-containing protein — protein MIASAANEANRASSASGVTAPTAERGSAAWIDRMTDELMRYPRPYSVLIELPGVLIDGDVDIALDASSRLIRSNVIAKPAFSDRKNQLAAALRSYSLSSLIQGGPGSICLEIKVVGHLDSSESSFGAANAIARAKQLLQLLALSGYGLVIDSISTTARESWMRGNETDRSDNSIEVEIAEDLRSTFGSVKYKPAHRTVGMLGLHSDGDTVLPPEQSITSALQQFSALLRAKESNEDATRILTGLEWAFDASMSRNETQALLSACIGIEAILGKSKETSITEKLADRCAFLLGKGARQRNEISDKFRKIYEVRSEVVHGRSRRLKADQRGRLDDAMYLLHSILRREAAEFPAS, from the coding sequence ATGATTGCATCAGCCGCAAACGAGGCTAATCGCGCCTCTTCGGCATCTGGGGTAACTGCGCCTACCGCAGAAAGAGGTAGCGCCGCATGGATCGACCGTATGACTGATGAGTTGATGCGCTACCCACGCCCATACTCAGTTTTAATCGAGCTCCCCGGCGTTCTGATCGATGGTGACGTTGACATTGCCCTAGACGCCAGCAGTCGGTTAATACGATCGAATGTCATCGCTAAACCCGCGTTTTCGGATAGAAAAAACCAATTGGCCGCCGCCCTTCGCAGTTATAGCCTAAGCAGCCTAATTCAAGGGGGACCAGGCTCAATCTGTCTTGAGATCAAGGTTGTTGGTCATTTGGATTCTTCAGAAAGCAGCTTTGGCGCTGCCAATGCGATAGCACGTGCGAAGCAACTCCTCCAACTGCTTGCGTTGTCAGGCTATGGACTCGTAATTGATAGCATTTCGACTACGGCCCGGGAAAGCTGGATGAGGGGGAACGAAACTGATCGTTCCGACAACTCCATAGAAGTTGAAATTGCCGAGGATCTAAGGTCGACATTTGGCTCGGTTAAATACAAACCTGCTCATCGCACCGTCGGTATGCTCGGTCTCCATAGCGATGGCGACACAGTTCTGCCACCCGAACAATCAATCACGAGCGCACTTCAGCAGTTTTCTGCACTACTTCGCGCAAAAGAATCAAACGAGGATGCGACTCGCATTTTAACGGGCTTGGAGTGGGCGTTTGATGCGTCGATGAGTCGAAACGAAACGCAAGCGCTGTTAAGTGCATGTATCGGCATTGAGGCGATTCTCGGGAAGAGCAAAGAGACGAGCATCACTGAAAAGCTGGCGGATCGCTGCGCATTTTTACTTGGTAAGGGCGCACGGCAACGGAACGAAATATCAGATAAATTTCGGAAGATTTATGAAGTCCGTTCCGAGGTAGTACATGGACGAAGTCGCCGCCTTAAGGCGGATCAGCGGGGAAGACTTGATGACGCCATGTATCTATTGCACAGTATCTTGCGCCGGGAAGCTGCCGAGTTTCCAGCCTCGTAA